The window AGGGCGGGAGCGGTATCTTGCTCTGAGGGCCATTGGTGGGTACAGCGCCGCTGGGCTCCGCGACATAGCTAAGCACCTGTGGCACGCACAAGCTCGTCTGCTCCACCAAGGCACTACGCTCCAGGTACCAGAGGGTACCCTCTGGGCTGCGCCTCAGAGTTTCTTCCTGCGGTGGCGGACTGCTGATGGTGAAGGTACCCTGCAACTTCCGGTACCCGTCCGGTCGGACGGCTCTCAGCTCTTCATCCCTCTTCCTAGCGTAGCCGAAGCTCTCTCGATTCTGTGGAACGCGAAGGTAGAGTGGATCTCGCCAACGGAGCTACGTCTGCAGCGTCTCGCAGCGAACCCATCATCTGCTGCCCGCACGACATCACCCAGAGCCCATTCCCCAACCCCCCAGATCTCCCCTCTCCCGATACCGCCAGACACAAGCCTTGCTCCATCACCCCGCTTACCGCTTCGTAAAGTGCCCGACTCCACAGCTCCCTGGGAGCGCTTCCGGAACTGGCTCGCAACCCTTGGTTCCAGCTTCGCTGCTGCGCCCACGGCCATCACACGGATAATCGCTGAGCGGCATGGTGATACGCTGACTGTCCGCTTCAGCGCTAACGCTACAATCCAACGCTACCAGCGCCCAGAGTGGCAGGGACGCGAGGTCGTCTTCCGCATCCCAGAAGTACTCCATGCAGCCGACACACTGCCACGCCAGGCTGGGATTGAGGAGCTGCGAGCCGAACGAATCCGAGACATCATGGTCTACCGCCTCCGACTGTCGTCTCCGATCCGGGAATGCTCAGCGCAGCGGGAGGGCCCGCAGACGGTACGCCTCTCTATCCTGCTTCTCCGCGAGCAGCGGGATGCCCGCTCCGCTGAAGTCAAGCGCTGGGACTTAGACGTCATCGTCATCGATCCCGGGCACGGAGGCAAGGACTACGGGGCCATTGGAGTTCGAGGCTATGCAGAGAAGAACATCACTCTGCGCGTCGCCCTCAAGCTGCAGCAGCTCTTGAAGCGGAAGATGCCGAAAGTCCGCGTCGTCCTGACCCGCTCCGACGACCGTTTCGTCCCGCTCTACCGCCGCGGGCAGATTGCTAACGAGCACCGAGGCAAGGTCTTCGTCAGCCTCCACTGCAATGCAGCCCCAGAGAAGCCGCACTCAGCCAGCGGAATTGAGACCTATGTTCTGCGCCCCGGTCGGACACCCGAGGCAATTCGAGTCGCCGAGCGGGAAAACGCCGTGATCCGACTGGAAGCTGACCCGCAGCGGTACGAAGGGTTGCTGGAAGAGCAACATATCCTTGCCACACTGGCGCAGAGCGCCTTCATGCGGCTCAGCGACCGACTGGCTGCCCTTATCCAACAGGAACTTGTCGCAGCCACTGGGCTCCCCAACCGTGGCATTGGCCAGGCAGGCTTCTACGTGCTCCTCGGGGCCTCTATGCCGGCCGTCTTGGTGGAGATGGGATTCCTCTCAAACCCCAGAGAGGAACGCTTCCTCGCCTCCGAGGTAGGTCAGTGGAAGCTTGCTCGCGGGTTAGCAGCAGCCCTCTTCAAGTACGCCGCCGAGTATACGGCCCTTCTCGACTGAAGTAGCTTCACCGCGTGTAGCGCTGCAGCACATACCGAAGGAAGTGACCAGTGTAGCTAGCTGGGTTCTCAGCAACCATCTCCGGAGTCCCTTCAGCCACGACATAACCGCCCGCGGTGCCTCCTTCGGGGCCAAGGTCAATGACCCAGTCAGCACACTTGATAACCTCCAAGTTATGCTCAATCACGATGACTGTGTTACCCTGGTCCACCAGTCGCCAGAGGAGCTGGAGCAAGCAGCGGATATCTTCAAAGTGGAGTCCCGTCGTCGGCTCGTCGAGGATATACAGCATCCGTGTGCCGCCCTTGACGAGCTCGCGGGCCAGCTTGATGCGCTGCGCTTCCCCGCCAGAGAGTGTAGGAGCGGGCTGACCTAGACGGATATATCCCAGGCCAACCTCTGCCAAGACTGTAAGACGGCGAGCAACATGTGGAATGTCCGCGAAGAACTCGCAGGCCTCCTCGACGGTCATATCCAGCACATCGGCAATGCTCTTGCCCCGGTAGCGCACAGCCAACGTCTCAGCGTTGTACCGGCGCCCGCTACACGCGTCACACTCCACGTAAACCTCCGGAAGGAAGGCCATCTCAATCCGCCGAACCCCTGCACCTTCACACTCTTCGCACCGCCCCCCCGGGACATTGAAGGAGAAGCGCCCCGGACGATATCCACGAGCCCGAGCCTCCGGTAGGAGAGCATAGAACTGCCGAATCGGATCGAAGACCCCTGTGTACGTAGCTGGATTCGACCGCGGGGTGCGTCCAATGGGACTCTGGTCCACAGCCACGACGCCTCGGAGATGCTCCACCCCATGGAGCGCCCGGTACGGCAACGGCACCCGCGGGCTCCGGTAGAAGTGCCGCATAAGTGCCGGGTAGAGCGTGTCCATAACTAGGCTGGACTTGCCCGACCCCGACACCCCCGTTACGCAGATGAGGGTCCCCAGCGGAAAGCGAACGGTTAGGTCCTTGAGGTTGTGGCCGGTGGCTCCTTCCAGCACCAGCGCTGCACCGCTGCCGCGGCGCCGGTGTTGAGGGATAGGGATCTCCCGCTCTCCGGTGAGGTACTGGGCCGTCAGAGACCGCTGGCGTACCTCCTCCGGAAGGTCGCGAATCTTGTCCGGCGGAGCTACGAATACCACCTCACCCCCATGGATGCCGGCTCCAGGACCAATGTCGACGATGAGGTCTGCAGCCTCCATCATATCGCGGTCGTGCTCCACGACGACGACCGTGCTGTCCATATCTCGCAACTTCCGCAGTGCTGCGATGAGGCGATGGTTGTCTCGCGGATGCAGCCCAATGCTCGGCTCGTCCAAGATGTAGAGCACCCCAACCAGTTGTGAACCCAACTGGGCCGCTAGTCGAATCCGCTGCGCCTCGCCCCCCGCCAGGGTATGCGCTGGACGGTTGAGCTGCAAGTACCCTACTCCGACCTCCTGGAGGAACTCCAGCCGCCGCATGAGTTCCTGCAGGATCACCGTAGCTATCCGCCGCATGCGCTCCGGCAGCCGCTCTGGCAAATCTCGGAGCCACTCATACGCTTGGTCAATAGAGAGTGCCGTCACCTCGGCGATGTTCTTACCGTCCACACGGACGGAGAGAAACTCCTGCCGCAGCCGTCCACCTTGGCATGTTGGGCACATAACAGGGCGCATTAAGGACTCCAGCCAACCCTTCACGGCAGGCGGACCCTGCTCGTAGTAGTGCCGCAGCAAGGGGATAAGACCGGGAAACGTCACCGCCGCATCCCCCCAACCAGCCCGAAGCGTCACCTTCTGCTCTGACCCCCAGAACAGCTCATCGCGCATCGCCTCTGGAAGCTCTGCAAAAGGGGTTCGCGGGTCAACCCCCCATCGTTCCGCGAGCGCCTCGACAGAGCGCCAGAGCATTCCCCATGCTCGATCCTTCGGCAACGTCAGAGCTCCGTCGAAGAGCGGCCGGTCTGGACGAGCAACGAGAGTTTCGGGCAAGAAGTCCATGATCTGCCCGAGTCCTTGGCACGTTGGGCAGGCACCGTAAGGGGAGTTGAAGGAAAAGCTATTCGGCGCCAACTCCTGGTATGCCCGTCCGCATTGCGGACACATCCGCTGTGTGCTCACAAGCCAAGGACGCCACTGGTGAGCCTCCTCCACGAGGACGAGCGCTGTCTGCTGTCCAAGCTGTAGAGCCAACTCCAGGGAGCTGACCAACCGCTCCTGAGTGCCCGGAGCAGCAACGCATCGGTCGACTACTACCTCGATGTCATGCGTGCGGTAACGGCTCACCTGGAAGCCCGGCTCCAATTCGTGGAACTCCCCATCCACCCGCACGTACAAAAATCCCTGCTTCCGGAGCTGCTCGAAGAGCTCGCGGTAATGCCCTTTGCGCCCTCGGACAACCGGTGCGAGGATTTGGAACCGAGTACCCTGAGGCAACCCTAGCAGCTGTCCAACGATGTGGTCCAGGCTCTGCGCCTCGACGGGAATGCCACATTCCACGCAGAACTGCTGCCCGATGCGAGCGAAGAGGAGGCGGAGGTAGTCGTACACTTGGGCTAACGTACCAACTGTCGAGCGCAGGGAATGGCCAGTGGTCTTCTGCTCAATCGCAATTGCTGGCGCTAGCCCCTCGATGGCGTCTACCTCTGGCTTGGGCATGACCTGGAGGAACTGGCGGGCGTATGCCGAAAGGCATTCTACGTACCGCCGCTGCCCTTCGGCGTAGAGCGTGTCAAAGGCCAGCGACGACTTGCCTGACCCGGAGACGCCCGTAATCACGATCAGCTTGCCATGCGGCAGCTCCAAAGAGAGATTCCGCAGGTTGTGCTGCCGGGCCCCGCGGATTCGGATTGTTCGGGCTTCATCTACTGCGACGCCAGACATCTCTTCCACCAAGGCCATGTTAGCAGGCCCTTCCTAGGGCGCCAAAGCAGGCAAAGATAGGGGCGGCCATAATTTTGCGGCATTGTCGAGGCTCACCATGAAGCCAGTGCTTACTCCGGAGCAGATGCGGCAGGCCGATATGGCAGCCAAAGACCGAGGGATCCCTCCACTGCTCCTCATGGAGAACGCTGCCCGCTCGGCCTCGGAGATCCTAGAGCGTTGGTGGACACCGAGAACAGGCTCCCCTCCGTCTGCCCTCATTGCTTGCGGCAGTGGCAACAACGGTGGGGATGGCTTTGCGCTGGCTCGGCATCTCCTCTGTCGCGGCTGGCGCGTAACAGTGTGGTGGACCGGCTCACCGGATCGGATGTCTCCAGAGACAGCCACGAACTTCCAAGCCCTGCGGGGACTGCGAGTCCCGATGCTCTACATCCCACCAGGCCAACTACCCCCTCCTCCCCCACCAGTGGACATCGTAGTAGACGCACTCCTCGGTGTCGGGGCACGTCTACCACTCCGGGAGGAGCTCCGTGCCATCATTCGCGCACTCCGGACATTGCCAGCACGGCACGTTGCTCTGGATATCCCAACAGGCGTAGAAGCGGAGACTGGAGACGCTGACCCTGAAGCCTTCCCAGCAGACCTCACCATTACGATGCTCGCACTCAAGACGGGGCTCCTCCTCAACGATGGGCTTCGACTCTCAGGGCAACGGGAGATTGCCGGCCTTGGAGTCCCCGCAGACATTGCTGCCGAGTATGCTGATATCTGGGTACTGGAGGCCTCCGACATCCAGCAGCGATTCCCGCCTCGGCATCGCATCAGCACGAAGTTTGACTACGGCCGCGTTGGCATCATCGCAGGCTCGGCGGCAATGGCAGGGGCGGCAGCGCTGGTAGCGAACGCTGCCATCCGCAGTGGGGCTGGACTGGTGTACCTCTACACTCCTGGCCGCATCCACAGCGCTGTACTGCCTGAGGTCATTGCCCGTCTTGTGCCTTCTACTCCTGACGGATGGCTGGCCCCGGAGGCACTGCCTCTGATTGCGGAACTCGTAGAGCGCGTAGATGTACTCGTCATCGGGCCAGGCCTCGGAGTCACGGCGCTTCCAACCATCTCCGAGCTCCTTGTCACTCTCCCGGAACGACTGCCCGTTGTGATTGACGCCGACGCGCTCCGAGCCATCCAGCCCGAACAGCGACTCCCTCACACGCGGATCCTCACGCCCCACATTGGCGAATTCGCCCGCATGACAGGGCAGCCTCGTGACCTAATCTCTCGCCGCGCTCCCTGGATAGCACGGGAGTGGGCACAGCGATGGGGCGCGGTTGTGCTCCTGAAACACGTCCCCACGGTCATCACTGATGGCCGAACCTCGTACTGGAATTGCGGCGGCAATCCTGGAATGGCAACCGCTGGCGCAGGCGATGTACTCGCTGGCATCATCGGCGCATTTTTGGCACGTGGCCTTCCACCGCTGGAGGCTGCAGCCTACGCTGCCTTTGTCCACAGCGCCGCCGGTGACCGCTTCGTCCAAACGGCCTCAGCGGAAAGTCTCACCGCCTCAGCACTCATAGAAGCCCTCCCTGCCGTTCTGCCGTACCCAACGATCCTATGAGACGCCTGCTTGCTACCACCCCTGCCCTGCTCTACGCTGGGCTTATCGCGTATGCTTCCCACATCCCCGGCCTCCAGCCCCTATTCACCTGGTCTTGGGGCGACAAGCTCACCCATGCCTTAGTCTACGCTGGCTTCGGGATGACTCTCGCGTTCGCGGTCACGGCACAACACCAGCAGCCTTCTTTTGCTTCGATCGCGGTGTGGACACTCCTCCTCGGCGCCCTCTACGCGGCTAGCGATGAACTCCATCAACTCTTCGTCCCCAACCGCGTAGCAGATTTCCGCGATTGGCTAGCCGATGTCGTCGGGATCGGTGTCAGCCTACTGATAAGCCGTCCTCTCTTCCGATGGTGGCACCGGTGGCTCTGGAAAGGATGAGCTTCCGTGTTGTCGCAACTGACCCGCACAGCGGTGCACGGGTTGGTCTCCTCGAAACGGCGCACGGGACCGTTGAGACCCCAGCCTTCATGCCTGTCGGTACGCAAGGCACGATTAAAGCGCTGGACCATCGCCGGGCTCTGGAATTAGGAGTCCAACTCCTACTCTGCAACGCCTACCACCTCGCCCTCCGGCCTGGGAAAGCCGTCATCGAGCACTTCGGGGGCCTCCACCGCTTCATCGGCTGGCAGAAGCCCATCCTGACTGACAGCGGAGGCTACCAGATCTTCTCACTTCAGCAACTCCGGCGTGTCTCCGACGAAGGCGTGGAATTCCGTTCCCACGTTGACGGCTCCCTACACTACTTCACGCCGGAGTCTGTGATCGAGCTCCAGCGCTCCCTCGGCTCCGACATCATGATGGTGCTAGACGAATGCCCCCCATACCCCGCCGAGCATACGGCTGTAGAGCGTGCCGTCGCACGGACACTCGCATGGGCGCGCCGTTCTTTGACCGTCTTCCATGCTACACAGCCTCGCTACGGCTACTCCCAACTCCTCTTCGGCATCGGGCAGGGCGGTGTCTACGCCGACCTCCGCCGGCAGTGTCTACAAGAGCTGCTGCAGTGGGACTTCGACGGTTTTGCGATTGGCGGACTTTCCGTTGGCGAACCCACATCGGCGATGTACGAGATGGTAGCCCTCTCCTGCGAGCTCCTTCCTACAGAGCGCCCACGGTACCTCATGGGAGTCGGCACTCCAGAGAACATCCTCACCGCAATCGAGTACGGCGTGGACCTCTTCGACTGCGTCCTGCCAACCCGAAACGCCCGCAATGGGCAGCTCTTCACTACTCGAGGCAAGATCAACATCCGCAATGCTCGCTGGCGGCTCAGCGACGAACCCATCGACCCCGGCCTAGACTCGCCAGTGAGCCGTACAGTAACGCTCGGCTACTTGCGCCACCTCTTCCTTGCTCGGGAAATTACAGCCTTGATTCTGGCAACAGAGCAGAACCTGGCCTTCTACCACTGGCTCCTGGGCACGGCGCGACAGAAAATACGGGATGGTAGCTTTCGTCACTGGAAGCGCTGCTTCCTAGAGCACTTCCAGCAGGCAGTAGAAACAAGCGACGAGGATTCCCCATGCCACTGACCTACGCGGCTGCTGCACCGCAGCAAGGCGCCGATCCCACTGCAGGGCTGATTAGCACCCTCATCTTCTTCGGTGCCATCCTGCTCATCTTCTACGTGATGATCATCCGGCCGCAGGTGAAGCGCCAGAAAGAGCACCAGAAGATGCTCAGCGAGCTCAAGAAGGGCGACCGCATCGTCACTACAGCCGGCATCCACGGTACCATCACCGACATAGAGGACAGCATCGTCGTCGTCCAGATTGCTGACAACACCCGCATACGGATGGAGAAGTCGGCCATTGCAACGGTGCTGAAGAAGTAGCGATGGACATTCGACTCAACACCGTGGAGGAAGCCCTCCACGACTTGGCCTCCGGCAAGATGGTCATCGTCGTGGATGACGAGGACCGCGAGAACGAGGGCGACCTCATCTGCGCTGCTCAGTTCTGCACGCCCGATGTCATCAACTTCATGGCTTCCAAGGCGCGAGGACTCATCTGCGTTGCCATCACCGAGCAGCGTGCCCGCGAGCTTCGGCTGGACGCAATGGTTCCCACCAACACCTCTCTCCATGGCACCCGCTTCACGGTCTCCGTAGACTACATCCACGGTACTACCACTGGCATCTCTGCCTTCGACCGCGCTGCAACCGTGCGTGCTCTGGCTGATCCTGAGACGAAGCCAGAGGATTTTGCACGACCAGGGCATATCTTCCCACTAGTTGCCGTTGAGGAGGGAGTATTGCGGCGCGCTGGACATACGGAGGCTGCTGTAGATCTCATGCGCCTGGCTCGACTCAAGCCCGCCGCAGTCCTCTGCGAAATCCTCAACGAAGATGGCACTATGGCGCGGCTGCCCCAACTGTACGAGTTTGCCCAGCAGTACGGGCTCAAGCTCATCAGTGTTCGCGACCTCATCGCTTACCGGCTGCGGACAGACAACCTGGTCCGTCTCGTTGCAGAGGCTACGCTACCGACCATCGTCGGCACCTTTCGTGTCCTCGTCTACCAGAACATCGTTGACCACCAAGAGCATGTCGCCCTCGTCAAAGGACGGTGGGAGCCCGGCGAGCCCATACTGGTGCGTGTCCACTCCCAATGCTTGACCGGTGACCTCTTCGGCTCGCTCCGCTGCGACTGTGGGCCTCAGCTCCACGCTGCCCTGCGAATCATAGAGCGAGAGGGCAAAGGCGTTCTGCTCTACATGCAGCAAGAGGGACGCGGCATAGGGCTTGGGAATAAAATCCGGGCGTATGCCCTCCAAGAGCAGGGTCTGGACACCGTTGAAGCAAATCAGCACCTAGGCTTCAAGCCCGATCTACGGGACTATGGCATCGGTGCCCAGATTCTTCGGCACCTAGGCGTCCAGAAGATGCGTCTGCTAACGAACAACCCCCGAAAGGTCGTTGGGCTAGAAGCCTACGGGTTGGAAATCGTTGAGCGGGTCCCGATAGAGATTGAGCCGAACGACTGGAATTGGAGCTATCTGCTCGCCAAGAAGCACAAGTTGGGACATTGGCTTACCCTTGGGCACCTACCGGCGACGTCAAAGGAATCTGGGAACGGTCTGTAGAACAGGGTGCACCGACTGCAGTGGGAACCATGTCGGACGTCATCTACCTCTCACGACAGCGCTTCGAAGAGCTCCAGGCAGAGCTCCGTCAGCTTCGGAGCCAAGGACGGAAGGAGATTGCTCAGAAGATTGCTGACGCTCGGTCCCACGGGGACCTCTCAGAGAACGCTGACTACGACGCCGCCCTCCAAGCCCAACAGATGCTGGAGATGCGGATTGCCCGCTTGGAACGCATCCTCGCCCGAGCCCGCGTCATCGACCCCAAAGAACTCCCCAATGACGGTAAGGTGTACATCTTCTCCACCGTTCGCCTGCGGAACTGCAAGACGGGCTCTGTAGTGACTTACACGCTGGTGGGAGATGAAGAGGCGGATTTCACCAACAACAAACTCTCGGTGAGCTCCCCCTTGGGAAAGGCTCTGCTCGGAAAACAGTCAGGAGAGCGCATCCGTATCCAGGTCCCCGCGGGAGAGATGGAGTACGAGATCGTAGAAGTCCTACGCTGAGCCCAGCGCTAAACCCACAAGGGCATTATCCCTTCTAAGAGCATGGAAACCCTGACGAGCTGACTCCTATGGCGCGCCCGTCGGCACTGAGTTTCGCCAGCGATGAGGAGCTCATCGCAGAATTCTGCCATGGCGATCGCGAGTTAGCAGCAGCGCAATTCGTCCGAAGATACCAGCGGTTCGTCTACAGCATCGCCTACCGCTACCTCGGGCGTTACGAAGATGCTCAGGACGCCGCCCAGGAAGTTTTCTTGAAAGCCTTCGAACACCTCCCCCGCTTCGAGCGCCGCAGTAGCCTCCGGACATGGCTGTACCGGATCACCGTACGGGTTGCCCTCAGCATGCTGCGGCAGCGCAAACGCACTCAGTGGCTACGTTGGGAGGAAGCCTTCACCGACGACGAAGAACCGCACGCCCCCACTCCAACGCCAGAGCAGCTCCACGAACGGGAGGAATTCGAGCGCTACTTCCACCGTCTCCTGGCGAGCCTCCCAGAGAAGCAGCGGGAAACCTTCGTGCTGCGATACATCGAAGGGCTCTCGTACGAGGAGATCTCCCAAATGCTGGGGACTAGCATCGGCGGATTGAAAGCAAACTACTTCTTAGCAGTCCGCAAGCTTGCACGAGCTCTCCTCAACGGCCCATATGGAGAATACTTCCGCCAAGCTCTCAGCAGAGGCAATGACTCCGCGTCAGCAGACAACCTACAGCCGTAGAGACTTAGAGCTTCTCCTGCCAGACTACGCCTTTGGGCGACTGTCGGCAGAGGAAGCACACCGTGTTGCAGAGGTGCTCCAGGCACACCCCGACCTGGCAGCCGAAGCCGAAATGCTACGCGCAATCTTCCAGCGCCTAGAGACCACAGGATACATGCGCGAGCTGGAGCGGCACTCCAGTACACTCTCGGTGCAAGTGCTCAACCGCTGGAAGTCCCAACGCCAGCAACCGTCTTGGCAGAGGCTGGCATGGCTCCTCCTGCCGACCCTCGGGCTTCTCCTCTTACTGCTCTGGTGGTCTCCTCCTCGAGTGCCCTCCTCTGACACCCCAGCAACGGGACATGTCCACTTGGTGACGCCCCCGCAGGAGTCGGGGATACCGTACGCTGACGGGCTAGTCACGTTCACGTATTGGAGCTCCGGCGTACCACCTGTTGTCCCTGTCCTACCGTCGCAGCCGATTCCCCAGCACGAGCTTGAGGAGCTGCTTAACAGCCTTCCAGAAATAGAGGTCAGCGATGCGGCAGAACCCTATGCTCCGTAACCTCGCTCTCTCCTTGGGCCTCCTGCTCTCGTACGTACTCTCCCTTCTGGCACAGGAGGGCACGAGTGACACCGCCGAGGTAGCCCGTTGGGAGAGGGCAAAGCGACAGTTGGAGCGATGGAAACTGCTGCGCCTCCTGGAAGAAGTCAAGCTGGACGAGACGACCGGCCAGCAGTTTCTCCTACTGTACACGATCTACAGCCGCCGCATCGACAGCACCCTGCGACAAATCGAAGAGGCAG is drawn from Candidatus Kapaibacterium sp. and contains these coding sequences:
- a CDS encoding N-acetylmuramoyl-L-alanine amidase, giving the protein MSCRWCWCLLLVAGTGAFAQQVLRVITPEGRERYLALRAIGGYSAAGLRDIAKHLWHAQARLLHQGTTLQVPEGTLWAAPQSFFLRWRTADGEGTLQLPVPVRSDGSQLFIPLPSVAEALSILWNAKVEWISPTELRLQRLAANPSSAARTTSPRAHSPTPQISPLPIPPDTSLAPSPRLPLRKVPDSTAPWERFRNWLATLGSSFAAAPTAITRIIAERHGDTLTVRFSANATIQRYQRPEWQGREVVFRIPEVLHAADTLPRQAGIEELRAERIRDIMVYRLRLSSPIRECSAQREGPQTVRLSILLLREQRDARSAEVKRWDLDVIVIDPGHGGKDYGAIGVRGYAEKNITLRVALKLQQLLKRKMPKVRVVLTRSDDRFVPLYRRGQIANEHRGKVFVSLHCNAAPEKPHSASGIETYVLRPGRTPEAIRVAERENAVIRLEADPQRYEGLLEEQHILATLAQSAFMRLSDRLAALIQQELVAATGLPNRGIGQAGFYVLLGASMPAVLVEMGFLSNPREERFLASEVGQWKLARGLAAALFKYAAEYTALLD
- the uvrA gene encoding excinuclease ABC subunit UvrA — its product is MSGVAVDEARTIRIRGARQHNLRNLSLELPHGKLIVITGVSGSGKSSLAFDTLYAEGQRRYVECLSAYARQFLQVMPKPEVDAIEGLAPAIAIEQKTTGHSLRSTVGTLAQVYDYLRLLFARIGQQFCVECGIPVEAQSLDHIVGQLLGLPQGTRFQILAPVVRGRKGHYRELFEQLRKQGFLYVRVDGEFHELEPGFQVSRYRTHDIEVVVDRCVAAPGTQERLVSSLELALQLGQQTALVLVEEAHQWRPWLVSTQRMCPQCGRAYQELAPNSFSFNSPYGACPTCQGLGQIMDFLPETLVARPDRPLFDGALTLPKDRAWGMLWRSVEALAERWGVDPRTPFAELPEAMRDELFWGSEQKVTLRAGWGDAAVTFPGLIPLLRHYYEQGPPAVKGWLESLMRPVMCPTCQGGRLRQEFLSVRVDGKNIAEVTALSIDQAYEWLRDLPERLPERMRRIATVILQELMRRLEFLQEVGVGYLQLNRPAHTLAGGEAQRIRLAAQLGSQLVGVLYILDEPSIGLHPRDNHRLIAALRKLRDMDSTVVVVEHDRDMMEAADLIVDIGPGAGIHGGEVVFVAPPDKIRDLPEEVRQRSLTAQYLTGEREIPIPQHRRRGSGAALVLEGATGHNLKDLTVRFPLGTLICVTGVSGSGKSSLVMDTLYPALMRHFYRSPRVPLPYRALHGVEHLRGVVAVDQSPIGRTPRSNPATYTGVFDPIRQFYALLPEARARGYRPGRFSFNVPGGRCEECEGAGVRRIEMAFLPEVYVECDACSGRRYNAETLAVRYRGKSIADVLDMTVEEACEFFADIPHVARRLTVLAEVGLGYIRLGQPAPTLSGGEAQRIKLARELVKGGTRMLYILDEPTTGLHFEDIRCLLQLLWRLVDQGNTVIVIEHNLEVIKCADWVIDLGPEGGTAGGYVVAEGTPEMVAENPASYTGHFLRYVLQRYTR
- a CDS encoding NAD(P)H-hydrate dehydratase, whose protein sequence is MKPVLTPEQMRQADMAAKDRGIPPLLLMENAARSASEILERWWTPRTGSPPSALIACGSGNNGGDGFALARHLLCRGWRVTVWWTGSPDRMSPETATNFQALRGLRVPMLYIPPGQLPPPPPPVDIVVDALLGVGARLPLREELRAIIRALRTLPARHVALDIPTGVEAETGDADPEAFPADLTITMLALKTGLLLNDGLRLSGQREIAGLGVPADIAAEYADIWVLEASDIQQRFPPRHRISTKFDYGRVGIIAGSAAMAGAAALVANAAIRSGAGLVYLYTPGRIHSAVLPEVIARLVPSTPDGWLAPEALPLIAELVERVDVLVIGPGLGVTALPTISELLVTLPERLPVVIDADALRAIQPEQRLPHTRILTPHIGEFARMTGQPRDLISRRAPWIAREWAQRWGAVVLLKHVPTVITDGRTSYWNCGGNPGMATAGAGDVLAGIIGAFLARGLPPLEAAAYAAFVHSAAGDRFVQTASAESLTASALIEALPAVLPYPTIL
- a CDS encoding VanZ family protein; this encodes MRRLLATTPALLYAGLIAYASHIPGLQPLFTWSWGDKLTHALVYAGFGMTLAFAVTAQHQQPSFASIAVWTLLLGALYAASDELHQLFVPNRVADFRDWLADVVGIGVSLLISRPLFRWWHRWLWKG
- the tgt gene encoding tRNA guanosine(34) transglycosylase Tgt; protein product: MSFRVVATDPHSGARVGLLETAHGTVETPAFMPVGTQGTIKALDHRRALELGVQLLLCNAYHLALRPGKAVIEHFGGLHRFIGWQKPILTDSGGYQIFSLQQLRRVSDEGVEFRSHVDGSLHYFTPESVIELQRSLGSDIMMVLDECPPYPAEHTAVERAVARTLAWARRSLTVFHATQPRYGYSQLLFGIGQGGVYADLRRQCLQELLQWDFDGFAIGGLSVGEPTSAMYEMVALSCELLPTERPRYLMGVGTPENILTAIEYGVDLFDCVLPTRNARNGQLFTTRGKINIRNARWRLSDEPIDPGLDSPVSRTVTLGYLRHLFLAREITALILATEQNLAFYHWLLGTARQKIRDGSFRHWKRCFLEHFQQAVETSDEDSPCH
- the yajC gene encoding preprotein translocase subunit YajC — protein: MPLTYAAAAPQQGADPTAGLISTLIFFGAILLIFYVMIIRPQVKRQKEHQKMLSELKKGDRIVTTAGIHGTITDIEDSIVVVQIADNTRIRMEKSAIATVLKK
- a CDS encoding bifunctional 3,4-dihydroxy-2-butanone-4-phosphate synthase/GTP cyclohydrolase II codes for the protein MDIRLNTVEEALHDLASGKMVIVVDDEDRENEGDLICAAQFCTPDVINFMASKARGLICVAITEQRARELRLDAMVPTNTSLHGTRFTVSVDYIHGTTTGISAFDRAATVRALADPETKPEDFARPGHIFPLVAVEEGVLRRAGHTEAAVDLMRLARLKPAAVLCEILNEDGTMARLPQLYEFAQQYGLKLISVRDLIAYRLRTDNLVRLVAEATLPTIVGTFRVLVYQNIVDHQEHVALVKGRWEPGEPILVRVHSQCLTGDLFGSLRCDCGPQLHAALRIIEREGKGVLLYMQQEGRGIGLGNKIRAYALQEQGLDTVEANQHLGFKPDLRDYGIGAQILRHLGVQKMRLLTNNPRKVVGLEAYGLEIVERVPIEIEPNDWNWSYLLAKKHKLGHWLTLGHLPATSKESGNGL
- the greA gene encoding transcription elongation factor GreA, translated to MSDVIYLSRQRFEELQAELRQLRSQGRKEIAQKIADARSHGDLSENADYDAALQAQQMLEMRIARLERILARARVIDPKELPNDGKVYIFSTVRLRNCKTGSVVTYTLVGDEEADFTNNKLSVSSPLGKALLGKQSGERIRIQVPAGEMEYEIVEVLR
- a CDS encoding RNA polymerase sigma factor; this translates as MARPSALSFASDEELIAEFCHGDRELAAAQFVRRYQRFVYSIAYRYLGRYEDAQDAAQEVFLKAFEHLPRFERRSSLRTWLYRITVRVALSMLRQRKRTQWLRWEEAFTDDEEPHAPTPTPEQLHEREEFERYFHRLLASLPEKQRETFVLRYIEGLSYEEISQMLGTSIGGLKANYFLAVRKLARALLNGPYGEYFRQALSRGNDSASADNLQP